Proteins encoded in a region of the Streptomyces violaceoruber genome:
- a CDS encoding NACHT domain-containing protein encodes MVDVTALGARVASSAVVPLVRRLFVRDGPGAGLVDRPVRISALVSFRGEKRNVTPEDVDKIAGELVRRALTSAGPGEEPVDAAEAAAVKDALARTLARLGEITVEDYEAVGLGPERFARELRAGVPLAPYGLGEGGTLLYERLLHTASLHILNFLTQRSTYVARQQTVQTQQLARLVRAVDVLLERLPSQSAEDAGFEERYADHVAARYGTLTIYGLDAGTREWPLDTAYLSLEATRPRAGRDGRRDPEYAAVAAEQVLAGHDQVFLRGVAGSGKTTLVQWLAVTAAGRVYDHGLTHLIGRVPFVLPMRRIVRPGAELPVPGDFLRAVGCPVAGEQPPGWVERVLRARRGVLLVDGIDEIAQDRRAAARRWLRELVRAFPGNLWLVTSRPSAVPEAWLAAEGFSELVLAPMGRDGVATFVRRWHRAAEVAESVGESLLASVRSTSELNGLATNPLMCGMLCALHRDRRGFLPQDRRSLYEAALTMLLERRDRERELHGSDGVRLAYATQVQLLQKLAWWLIRNSRQEMDRDEALGIVDRALPALNLADAGGEEVYRALLLRSGLLREPAEGRVDFLHRTFQDYLGARLAVQEMDFDLLVNHAHLDEWDDVILLALAHARPKEAEQMLRRLTELGTPRGTLLAAAGLRYAAEVAPTVRGRVEDGLATHVPPTTFEAAREVARAGGDLVLGLLPGPEDGIDDSTAARVVHTAVSVGSEAALQFLSRFREHTGADVQEFLATSWNRFDREQYAREILAHLPRQRAVEVATTDDLHVLRSLGGWGHIFVRGAYRVDDLTELVVPERLTHLTLEAPHPVEGLAWLTAFPRLRTVSVLADLDEAVARQVPDGVELQGPFASLSSQPQG; translated from the coding sequence ATGGTCGACGTCACAGCACTCGGGGCCCGTGTCGCGTCCAGCGCGGTCGTACCGCTCGTCCGCCGGCTCTTCGTCCGGGACGGGCCGGGAGCGGGGCTCGTGGACCGGCCGGTGCGGATATCGGCGCTGGTGTCCTTCCGGGGCGAGAAGCGGAACGTCACGCCCGAGGACGTCGACAAGATCGCCGGAGAGCTGGTCCGCAGGGCGCTGACCTCGGCCGGACCCGGCGAGGAGCCCGTGGACGCCGCGGAGGCGGCGGCCGTCAAGGACGCCCTGGCCCGCACACTCGCCCGGCTCGGCGAGATCACCGTCGAGGACTACGAGGCCGTCGGGCTCGGCCCCGAGCGCTTCGCCCGCGAGCTGCGCGCCGGCGTGCCCCTGGCCCCGTACGGGCTCGGCGAGGGCGGCACGCTGCTGTACGAGCGGCTGCTGCACACCGCCTCGCTGCACATCCTGAACTTCCTCACCCAGCGCTCCACCTACGTCGCCCGCCAGCAGACCGTCCAGACGCAGCAGCTGGCCCGGCTGGTCCGGGCCGTCGACGTCCTGCTGGAACGGCTGCCGTCCCAGTCGGCCGAGGACGCCGGGTTCGAGGAGCGCTACGCGGACCACGTCGCCGCCCGGTACGGCACGCTCACCATCTACGGGCTGGACGCCGGGACCCGGGAGTGGCCGCTGGACACGGCGTACCTGAGCCTGGAGGCGACGCGGCCGCGGGCCGGGCGGGACGGGCGCCGGGACCCGGAGTACGCGGCCGTGGCCGCCGAGCAGGTGCTTGCCGGTCACGACCAGGTGTTCCTGCGCGGTGTCGCCGGGTCGGGCAAGACGACGCTCGTGCAGTGGCTCGCGGTCACGGCGGCCGGCCGGGTCTACGACCACGGGCTGACCCACCTCATCGGGCGGGTGCCGTTCGTGCTGCCGATGCGCCGGATCGTGCGGCCCGGCGCCGAGCTGCCCGTTCCCGGCGACTTCCTGCGCGCGGTCGGCTGCCCCGTCGCCGGGGAGCAGCCGCCGGGGTGGGTGGAGCGCGTGCTGCGGGCCCGGCGCGGGGTGCTGCTGGTCGACGGCATCGACGAGATCGCCCAGGACCGCCGTGCCGCCGCCCGGCGCTGGCTGCGCGAGCTGGTGCGGGCCTTCCCCGGGAACCTGTGGCTGGTCACCTCGCGGCCCTCGGCGGTGCCGGAGGCGTGGCTGGCCGCCGAGGGCTTCAGTGAACTCGTCCTCGCCCCCATGGGCCGCGACGGCGTCGCCACCTTCGTGCGGCGCTGGCACCGGGCGGCCGAGGTGGCCGAGTCCGTCGGCGAGTCCCTGCTCGCCTCCGTGCGGAGCACCTCCGAGCTGAACGGGCTGGCCACCAATCCGCTCATGTGCGGCATGCTGTGCGCCCTGCACCGGGACCGGCGGGGTTTCCTGCCCCAGGACCGCAGGTCGCTCTACGAGGCCGCCCTGACCATGCTCCTGGAACGCCGGGACCGGGAACGGGAGCTGCACGGCTCCGACGGGGTGCGCCTCGCGTATGCCACGCAGGTGCAGCTGCTGCAGAAGCTGGCGTGGTGGCTGATCCGCAACAGCCGGCAGGAGATGGACCGGGACGAGGCGCTCGGGATCGTGGACCGGGCGCTGCCCGCGCTGAACCTGGCCGACGCCGGTGGGGAGGAGGTCTACCGCGCACTGCTGCTGCGCTCCGGGCTGCTGCGCGAGCCCGCCGAGGGCCGGGTGGACTTCCTGCACCGCACCTTCCAGGACTACCTGGGGGCCCGGCTCGCCGTGCAGGAGATGGACTTCGACCTGCTGGTCAACCACGCCCACCTGGACGAGTGGGACGACGTGATCCTGCTCGCCCTCGCCCATGCCCGACCGAAGGAGGCGGAGCAGATGCTGCGCCGGCTGACGGAGCTGGGAACCCCGCGCGGGACCCTGCTGGCGGCGGCCGGGCTGCGGTACGCGGCCGAGGTGGCGCCGACGGTGCGGGGGCGGGTGGAGGACGGGCTGGCCACCCATGTTCCGCCGACCACCTTCGAGGCGGCGCGGGAAGTGGCGCGGGCCGGTGGCGATCTGGTGCTGGGACTGCTGCCCGGCCCTGAGGACGGCATCGACGACAGCACCGCGGCCAGAGTGGTGCACACGGCGGTCAGCGTGGGCAGCGAGGCGGCACTGCAGTTCCTGTCCCGGTTCCGGGAACACACCGGCGCCGACGTGCAGGAGTTCCTCGCCACGTCCTGGAACCGCTTCGACCGGGAACAGTACGCCAGAGAGATCCTCGCGCACCTGCCCCGGCAGAGGGCCGTCGAGGTGGCCACGACGGACGACCTCCACGTGCTCCGCTCGCTCGGCGGCTGGGGGCACATATTCGTCCGCGGCGCGTACCGGGTGGACGACCTGACGGAGCTGGTCGTCCCCGAGCGCCTCACCCACCTGACGCTCGAGGCCCCACACCCCGTCGAGGGACTCGCCTGGCTCACGGCCTTCCCCCGTCTGCGAACGGTGTCGGTGCTCGCGGACCTCGACGAGGCCGTGGCCCGGCAGGTGCCGGACGGTGTGGAGCTCCAGGGCCCGTTCGCCTCTTTGTCCTCCCAACCCCAGGGGTAA
- a CDS encoding M23 family metallopeptidase produces MFPRVTSRSSRTTIRTRAAVMAAGLGASVALGAGVAAATGTTAASSTTAAASAVEAQAAAQAKAAKAEKAAASAKKSTTAKKTATKKKAASWVDPVKKYELSASFAQNGGMWAHKHSGQDFAVPIGTNVVAAHGGTVVKAGGNGAGDGPAYGNAIVIKHGNGTYSQYAHLSRINVKIGQIVKTGQSIAKSGNTGNSSGPHLHFEIRTTPNYGSAVDPVAFLRGKGVTV; encoded by the coding sequence ATGTTTCCGCGTGTCACGTCCCGTTCTTCCCGTACGACCATCCGCACCCGCGCCGCGGTGATGGCCGCAGGCCTCGGAGCCTCGGTCGCACTGGGAGCCGGGGTCGCGGCCGCCACCGGCACCACGGCGGCCTCCAGCACCACCGCCGCCGCGAGCGCCGTAGAGGCCCAGGCCGCGGCGCAGGCCAAGGCGGCGAAGGCCGAGAAGGCCGCCGCGAGCGCCAAGAAGAGCACCACCGCCAAGAAGACGGCCACCAAGAAGAAGGCCGCCTCCTGGGTCGACCCGGTCAAGAAGTACGAGCTGAGCGCCAGCTTCGCCCAGAACGGCGGCATGTGGGCGCACAAGCACAGCGGCCAGGACTTCGCCGTGCCGATCGGCACCAACGTCGTCGCCGCCCACGGCGGCACCGTGGTCAAGGCCGGCGGCAACGGCGCCGGCGACGGCCCCGCCTACGGCAACGCCATCGTCATCAAGCACGGCAACGGCACGTACTCCCAGTACGCGCACCTGTCCAGGATCAACGTGAAGATCGGCCAGATCGTGAAGACCGGCCAGTCGATCGCCAAGTCCGGCAACACCGGCAACTCCAGCGGTCCGCACCTGCACTTCGAGATCCGGACCACCCCGAACTACGGCTCGGCCGTGGACCCGGTCGCCTTCCTGCGCGGCAAGGGCGTGACCGTCTGA